The Cryptomeria japonica chromosome 9, Sugi_1.0, whole genome shotgun sequence DNA segment TGCATAATAATGTTGTTGTACATTCTATCAAACAAGTTAATAGATGCAGTGTTGTTTTTTCTAACAATTATCACCATGAAATTGGTATTTTGAGGCTTTACTCTAACATACTCCTTCAGGTGGCTTTTCTTTTTTTCGCGATCTCAGAAGCTATGCAAGAAGAATACTAACGTTATGGAGCAGCTCCAACAAATCAATGAACAAATTCTTCAGTTTCAGCTTGGTCACAAGTCTATCCAATGTAAATATGCAATACGGTGCATGAAGGTTTTAATGCGTACTGGTTGTCCACGATCTTTAATAGTTCTGATTTGTATTTAAATCAGCTTTGTAATTAGTGCTTTATTGTAAATATGTATTTCAATGTTGATGAAATACGTTTTCTACATCTGAATAGGTTTTCTATTATTGGCAACTTGTTGGTTGCCTTTTtatatatgatctttttgctttggTTTAATATAAAGAAAAATTATTTAACCTTTTTATAATTATGTTAGATAGTCATCTCATAAAGGGGGCTTCCTAAAATATCACATCCGCTTCCTAAAATATTTCAATGAATGTAATTGAGAAAATCTTAAGAGTTTTTATAAGCAAGGGTCCCATGGGTTTTGTAATAATGGATAAGCTTAAAATTTTAagcatcaaaatttcaaaattattgAGAATCTCATAATTATTTTTTTAagcatcaaaatttcaaaattattgAGAATCTCATAATTATTTTTTAACTAGTAGCAAtgttaaaatttcaaaattgttGAGAATCTTATGATTACTTTTTAGCAACTAGCaatattaaaatttcaaaattgttGGGAATCTTATAATTAGTTTTTAAGAACTAACAatgttaaatatataattatatagctaaatgaaaaaaattattgaCAAGAAATTTAAAACTATAAAAGAATGGCATAGGACAACATGAGCATAATTTTAAAAAGCAAATGAGAGATTTTCAGCCTCATCCAAAAGAGGCCCCTTAAAACTAAAATCTAGAGCTCATATTTCCTCAaacaatattttaatatatttataacattttttaattttattttttaatgagaCCCTACAACACAAGAATAGTAGTACCTGGTTCTCCATGGGACCCTTTATTATTTCACTATTGGAGACCAGCTATGCTTGATCTTTTGGTTTTAATTGTATACAGTTTACTGTACTGTGATTTTTTTGCACTCCACTCAATTGATTCTCTCCATTTGTTGTCCACTTGCACAAATGCCTATCCATAGTGCAATCTGTAGATCTGGAGGTAACTTCTAAAAGAGTTAAAGTACAGCAATTCATTGGAAGATCTTCAACTAACACACACTGGAAGGGTTGTGGGAATTTGAAACCAGACAATATAATCATGACATTCATAACCACTGAACATGGAGGTTTTTAACAAAGGCTAGAGCTTCTGGGATTGAAAAGAaatgaaggaattttaatgatTTCTACATGATCAAACAGTTTAAGGGATCAAAACCTACAACATTGATACATTTTCATTGAAAGATCTTCAATTAACACAGGCTGGAAGGTTTGTGAAAATTTGAAACCAGACATAATAATCATGACACAATTTAAGGATCAAAAACCACAACATTAACAGTTTATGAGATCAAAAGCCACAACATTAACACATTTTCATTGAAAGATCTTAAGTAACAGACATTGAAAGTTTGTGAAagtctgaaaccagacattataaTATGGCATTTATAACCATTGTACATGGAGCCTGGAGGCGTTTTTACAAATGCTAGAGCTTAAAATGAAGGAATTTTAGTGAACTCTACAAGATCAAGCAGTTTAGGGGATAAAGGTCATAACATTAACATATTTTCAGATCTCTttctatgtttatttttttattataaatcttCATCAAGAAGCTTCGTAGAGCTCATTTAGACTGTCCACCACCATCCATTTGGACTGTCCACCATCTTACCTTCAAAATATGAACTGCGTATGGTTTAGATTTTGAAGTATTTTCAAACTACTTATGGATTAGGCCTAGTTAAGAGTTTACAGTAGTTTTCTTTGTCAGGCAGATTCTTATTTTGGGAGTTTCAGAGAGTGGGCGATGCATTGTAAGGACTAGGATTCGAACCAATGCCATGTAGATAATCTCCCAGTCAATTTACTGCTGGATCACAACCCACAGGCCTGCTTAATGGAGTTGGGTTTTACACCAATCTTTAAGACATTTCTTCCCCTGAATCAAGTTTTTTACTTACCTTGGAAATGGAGTCTTAATGATTTAAGCAAATGTTGTTGTCCTCAGATTAAAAAACGGATGCAGAAGGTGAATAATAGAAGTTTCCCATTTGTATATAACATTGGAGAGAAAGAATAGATACCAAAACCCTTGTCTGCAAACCCTAAATATAATACAGGGATTACATCTAATGCTACATTTGCATTTCAGCTGTACTTTTTCTTCTAAAGAAGCACAGCTAAATGAACAAGTATAAATTTACAGTGTGTATATCTGTTACTATGAACACTcaaaaatagtctccaacttctgTTTCCTGCGACCCATTGCCCCTGTTGAAACAGGGTTTGCCAAGCAACAAACAGAGGAAGGGGTATCTCCTGCATCTTGTAAATGAATATCAAACAGGGGCTGAACTTTACCATTAGATTTCCTCCTCTGCTCAGTGGCACCATTGGCCTTGAGAAGCATAGCTGCCATATCAGAATCAGTTAGCACAAATTCCAGCTTTATAttgggaagaagaaaatagagctcCCCAAGCTGCAACTCATTGTCCTCATGCAGAACCTCTGTAATATGTTGGCCTGTGTAGAGACCACCTGAGCCACAGATGAAATGGCCTGAGTATTTGCTCACTATCTCACTGCATTTCACAGGCTCAGAGAACTCCTTGATGCTCCCATCCATCAATATCAGCTTTGCTGTCAATGAATTTAGAGGCTTTCCATGATCCCTACTGCAACCAGAAGACATGCAGCTACCCATCTGATTCCAATAAGATCAATGAAAATCTCAGAAGAATTTGCTCTACACCTCACAAACCAGATGAAATATCAGCTTGAGGTGAAGGTTAGATTGGCAAAGAGTATATGTAGGCAGTGGGTAATGGGTAAGTGTTGAAACATAAAACTGGGTACCAGAAAACAGCAGCAAGGTAATTTGACAGTAAATCCTAAAAGCAATGGCAGTTTTCGAGGAAAGGTAGAAAAGTGGCTTCCACCTGGCATGGCCTCCACTCACCAACtaggggtcaaattgggtcctcgGATTTGGTAGTTTCTTTACTAAATAACAAGCTCTCCAGCTTTCTTGACGTCAGCAGGGTAAAATTATGTCCGTAGGTTCTTTGAATAGAGTAACATCTGTGCATTTGTGCAGCCTTACAGCTCACTGGCGTGCAGAAACATACACATGTTATTGGGAAGTGTAGTTACCAAATATGGGTCCCATTATATTCCCACTTCAATTACTTAAATAAGTGCAATCATTGCACATTGGCCATGGCTATTTAGCTATTACAAAATGTTTGCAAGGAAAAACATGTGCCAATACTTGTGGACACTCTACATGAGGCACTGAGCAGCTACTGATACCATTTACTAGGAAAACGAAACAGTGAGTTTGGCTTCATTCGGTGGTCAAAGGCAATAGCATTATGTGGAAATAGTTATGGGTTAAAAGATTGAATAGTTCTTTGgcttaaaagattttttttatagTCTATGATATTGAGTTGTAAGGATCAAAGGGTATTGGTATGATGGTAAAGTACATGTTGTAGGCATCTAAATGGTGCTGAGTTCAAATCTTTCAC contains these protein-coding regions:
- the LOC131075979 gene encoding uncharacterized protein LOC131075979: MGSCMSSGCSRDHGKPLNSLTAKLILMDGSIKEFSEPVKCSEIVSKYSGHFICGSGGLYTGQHITEVLHEDNELQLGELYFLLPNIKLEFVLTDSDMAAMLLKANGATEQRRKSNGKVQPLFDIHLQDAGDTPSSVCCLANPVSTGAMGRRKQKLETIFECS